The Chryseobacterium glaciei DNA window ACTAAATCTGGCAGCTTCAAAGAAGTTTGTGTTAGGAACAAATATGGAAGTTAAGCTTGAAAAACTCTTGATTACAGGGCCTGCGTGTGCCGGTTTATTGGAGATCAGCTCCTACCTATCCGGTACAAGGGCAAGATTAAATCTATTAAATCCTACAACAATTACCAATGCTAAAATAACGGATATTAACGTGTCCGGTGCTGCTTTAAGCGTTACCGATGGATTCGATGGGGGAAATAATTTAAATGTTTCAATCAGCCCGGTAACAGCACATAACTTCTATTGGATCGGCGGATCAGGTAATTGGAGTGATCCTGCCCATTGGTCATTGAGCGCGGATGGTACCTCCGGTATCGGTGGCGGATGTTTACCCGGCAGTATTGACAATGTTTTCTTTAACCGGTATTCTGGAACTGATTATATCGTAAATCTTGACATCCCTGCCAACTGTAATAATATGACATGGGAAGAGGTCGTTGGAAATACCCATATTTTAAAAGGTCTGCTTGAAAATCCACTTACTATTGGAGGTTCACTCATTTTACAGACAGGAATGGATTTCAATGTGGAGAGGGTCAATTTTAATGGTGGGAATTCCGGGAATACCATCACCACGCATGGCACAAAATTGTATTATAGTGCAGCTAATCAATCAAACAAAGGCGTATTTTTTAATAATACCTCCGGAAAATGGCTTTTGTCCGACACCTTTAATGTAAAGAATTTCGGGGTAATCAATGGTACTTTTGATACAGGCAGCCAAACCATTACTGCTGAAAATTATGAGTCCGAATACGACCCGTCAGGCGTAAACCCCATTTTAATTTTAGGATCATCAACCCTAAATATCAGTGGATATTGGAACGGCGGATCAATTAAAAAACTGGATGCAGGGACCAGTACCATTAATCTAACAGGCGAAATGCCAGCTTCAAATTCATCAGGTGGCGGAGTGAAAAATTACGAATTCAGATCAGCTCCTGGACTTATCTTTAATGATCTTCACTTTAAAAATACCGCATTACCTGCCAAAATATTTGGATACGACACCACCAGCGGTAATACCTTCAATACCGTAACTTTTGCAGGTGAATCCAGTATTAATGGATCAAACATTTTCAATATCCTTACCCTTGGAACGAATAAAAACAGCCATTTGATGGTGGGTTCTACGCAGACTGTAAACCAGCTGATCAGCAATTCTTCCTGTGGAAGCTGGGATTTTGATAATAATTGTATGTCTTCTGGCACAGCCTGCTCTACTACCCAAAAAGCAGTCATTAAATGTACTTCCGATATTCATGTAAGCCATGTAAGAGTAAGCGGTATAACAGTTACCGGAGGAGCTAGCTATAGGTCAGAAGGTGTAGATATGGGAAATAACAGTGGCTGGATCTTTTCAACCCCTGCCGCAAAAAACCTCTATTGGATCGGGGGCAGTGGAAACTGGGACGATCCTGCGCACTGGACCACCAACAGCGATGGAGCCACATCAGGCAGTTCTTGTACCCCTACCCGTTTTGATAATGTTTTCTTCAATCAGTATTCAGGAGAAAGTCCTATTATAAATATTAGAGGAAATGCAGCGTTCCACGATATGACCTGGAAGGGCGTAAAGGGTACACCGACAATTGGGGGCACATTATCCTGTTACGGTTCCATAACGCTTCAATCTAATCTATCGCACAACGGAGGGATTGATTTCCTTTCCGAAGAACAGGGGAAAACGATCACCACCAATGGTGCTGTTGTCGGTAATAATTATGATGTTAATTTTTCAGCTTCCGGAAGTTATACTTTTACCGATGACTTTACCACCAATTCAAGGATCAATTTCTTAAAAGGAAGGCTCAATACAAACGGAAAAACCGTTACCGCTCTTTCTTTTAACGGAGCTTCTACCAATGAATCGCGGTCTCTACTACTCGGCGCTTCCAGAATTTATTTAAGTTACGGCAATGAAGGCTGGTCATATACCAGTGATGATTTGGATGCAGGAACAAGCCACATTTATCTAATCGGGTCTGCCAATGAGTTTAAAGGAAAAGACGGTGCCGTTTATCATTCCATAACCTTTGATGCCGCCGCGAATCAAAACAATTCTCTGTATGGTGCCATTTCTGTTAGTGAGTTAATTTTTGCTTCTAAAAATTCCACGTATCAAATTGAGGCAGGAAAAACCATTACCGTTGAAAAGACCCTGCAAATGAGCGGTACCAATTGCGCCACAGTGCAGCTACAATCTACCGTTGCAGGCAGTAAGGCGGGTATTTGTTTAAAAGACAGCAGTGCCGTATTTAACTTTATATCCATAAAAGATATCGATGCAGCCTGCACCCCTTTTGTCATTTTACCACAAAGTACCAATGCAGGCAATAATACGGGTATTGTTTTTCAACCTAATCCCGGAACGGGAATCGGTGTACTGGGTCCGGATATAACACTTTGCAGTAGCAAGCTTCCTATCGTTTTAGACGGCAGTGCCTTTATGCCGGGGATCAATTCGAAGGTTCAATGGAGCAATGCGGGCACAGGCGAGATGTTGGGAAACGAAATTAAACAAACCATTTCAACAGGCGGAACATACCGCATAAAAGTTGAATATGGTGAAAACTGCTCAGTGACCGATGATATTGTGATCCAATCTAATCCAAAAGCAGATGCAGGAGACATTATTGCACCAAGTGTAAATAATTGCAGTGGAAAAAAAAGCATGATTTTAACAGCAGCCTTATCCATTTCCAGCACCATAATACATCCTTTTTTTACCTGGTATGATGATGTTTCGCAGCACCATACGTTAGGTACAGGTGCGACTTTTCAGGTTTCACCCGTTACCAAAAGATCGTATTGGGTAACGGTTAAAGGAGATAATGCCTGCGAGAGTGCTGTAAAAGAAGTTGAAGTAACTTTTGAAAATCTCGCCGCACCCATAGTTACCGTATCACAGCCTACCTGTACCCATGCAACAGGCAGCATTGATATTACCCCAAAGGAAAGAGTAACATATAGTATTAATGCTGGTACCTATTCTATAAACGCCCATTATGACTTAGCCGAGGGAGTATATTCAATAACTGCTCAAAATGCGGAAGGATGTACAAGCGAACCGGTTTACATCACCATAAATCCGCAACCAATACTTCCCACAGCTGCCATTCGTTACAGCTCAAATGAATTTCAGGCAATTGGTACCACTGAGGTAATTCAAACTGGTCAGACCGGAGGAGTTTACACTGCCTCTCCTGTGGGACTCATCATTGATGCTGCAACAGGAACCCTCGATTTGGAACATAGTGTACCAGACCAGCTATACCAGGTTACTTACACCTTTACCAACGGGTTTTGTTCTTCCAATATAAGCACCACAATAAGGATAAATTCTACGCCCGCAGCAATCAACTATCCCTTACTGGATTACTGTGCCATTGGTACCGTCAATATCGCTCGAACAGGACCGGCAGGTGGAAAATATACAGCCAATTCATCTGCTTTGAAAATTGATGAATTAACCGGCACCATTGATTTATCAAAGAGTTTAGCAGGGCGTTATATCATTACGTATACGTATATGGATGGTTCTATAGAATCCAAAACAACCACGATAATTACCATTAATGACTTACCTGTCATTACAATAACAAGCAGTGCCGGAACGGCAATTTCAAAAGGGCAAAGCGCTTCCCTGACTGCAACAGGAGGAACAAGCTATGCCTGGATCGGACCCAATATTATCAGCGGGCAGAATACAGGTACGATTCAGATCAAGCCTTCCGTAACTGCGACCTATACAGCTATTGTTACCAATTCCAGTGGATGCACTGAGGTAATGGATCTGTTGATAGAAGTTTCTGAAGTAAGTGCTTTAATCCCCAATAATGTTGTTACGCCTAATGGAGACGGGAAAAATGACACCTGGATCATCAGAAATATTGAGCAATATCCCAATAACAAAGTAAGTATTTATGACCGTGCGGGACGCTTGGTGTACAGCAAAATCGGCTATAACAACAATTGGGATGGCACGTGGAGTGGAAAACAGCTCAATGAAGATGCCTATATCTATGTGATAGACATGGGAAACGGTCTGGGCATTATCAGGGGAACCATTTCCATTATCAGGGATCATCACTAATCATCATTTATTATTCAAAAAGGATGCAGGCATGAGGTGTTTTTTACCTCACCCCTCCTACTATTTACTTAAAAACAAAGAGAAATGAAAACGATAAAATATATTATGATCGCAGCAGGCATATTGCTAATGAGCAAAACCTATGCGCAGCTTAATCCGATGGGAAGCACGTATTTTCAAAACCAATATCTAGCAAATCCTGCCATGGCAGGAATACAACAGGATTGGAAAGTTAATGTCGGCTACAAGGTCCAATGGACAGCAATTGAAGGTGCCCCTACCATGCAGGCGGT harbors:
- a CDS encoding gliding motility-associated C-terminal domain-containing protein, which codes for MTLRHINNSHHSNAGIFFKIPALFFVLLLFSSLAKAGDLYWIGGSGNWSDINHWSLSSGNTGGRFSTSIPQSGDHVIFDTNSGFTLASKTVTINQTSVCNTITVSGSAVSPVFDGGILEIKGSAYYQIGTILNNQIYFTSSAPGNAVAFNDGVTGSANFYFNGSGSWLVSGTLMNTGRIYFTKGSLDFGSSTITTGIFGESGCCGSVPFPLTEPRSLHLGTSTITLTSRNSQGAGSWVYSGTNLNAGTSQINITQATDDGYGADFYGKNGHVYYNVAFTSTAIPMGYNRPSIAQGNMTFNKITFASWGAISTSNVINQLVLGNGGKYQMANQTINSITDNTPDCQSKWELTGYGRASTLTSPNPITVTNAAITNIKTAGAGPFLANNSLDMGGNTGWTFTTSSKNLYWIGGGGNWTDPSHWTTNSDGTSISAGCLPTRNDNVFFNQFSGAISSASPVTVNTTTAECNNITWNGVAGTPLFNSANASNTLNIFGSSVWQTGMLYQVAVTNYRSTNIGNILTSNDVKIQGNTTFSGIGGWILNDKFSSPANDLNFTNGNLNTNNQPLTLKNFGPLDKGTGARTLTLGNSIITVNRNWAYISYGGPAITLNAGKSQINILSKGAHFYYHSGLDYNNVAFTNTEGSSTLTSVAYSTTTPCTFNTLTFAGGGSINPAGNPTPLKITTLNLAASKKFVLGTNMEVKLEKLLITGPACAGLLEISSYLSGTRARLNLLNPTTITNAKITDINVSGAALSVTDGFDGGNNLNVSISPVTAHNFYWIGGSGNWSDPAHWSLSADGTSGIGGGCLPGSIDNVFFNRYSGTDYIVNLDIPANCNNMTWEEVVGNTHILKGLLENPLTIGGSLILQTGMDFNVERVNFNGGNSGNTITTHGTKLYYSAANQSNKGVFFNNTSGKWLLSDTFNVKNFGVINGTFDTGSQTITAENYESEYDPSGVNPILILGSSTLNISGYWNGGSIKKLDAGTSTINLTGEMPASNSSGGGVKNYEFRSAPGLIFNDLHFKNTALPAKIFGYDTTSGNTFNTVTFAGESSINGSNIFNILTLGTNKNSHLMVGSTQTVNQLISNSSCGSWDFDNNCMSSGTACSTTQKAVIKCTSDIHVSHVRVSGITVTGGASYRSEGVDMGNNSGWIFSTPAAKNLYWIGGSGNWDDPAHWTTNSDGATSGSSCTPTRFDNVFFNQYSGESPIINIRGNAAFHDMTWKGVKGTPTIGGTLSCYGSITLQSNLSHNGGIDFLSEEQGKTITTNGAVVGNNYDVNFSASGSYTFTDDFTTNSRINFLKGRLNTNGKTVTALSFNGASTNESRSLLLGASRIYLSYGNEGWSYTSDDLDAGTSHIYLIGSANEFKGKDGAVYHSITFDAAANQNNSLYGAISVSELIFASKNSTYQIEAGKTITVEKTLQMSGTNCATVQLQSTVAGSKAGICLKDSSAVFNFISIKDIDAACTPFVILPQSTNAGNNTGIVFQPNPGTGIGVLGPDITLCSSKLPIVLDGSAFMPGINSKVQWSNAGTGEMLGNEIKQTISTGGTYRIKVEYGENCSVTDDIVIQSNPKADAGDIIAPSVNNCSGKKSMILTAALSISSTIIHPFFTWYDDVSQHHTLGTGATFQVSPVTKRSYWVTVKGDNACESAVKEVEVTFENLAAPIVTVSQPTCTHATGSIDITPKERVTYSINAGTYSINAHYDLAEGVYSITAQNAEGCTSEPVYITINPQPILPTAAIRYSSNEFQAIGTTEVIQTGQTGGVYTASPVGLIIDAATGTLDLEHSVPDQLYQVTYTFTNGFCSSNISTTIRINSTPAAINYPLLDYCAIGTVNIARTGPAGGKYTANSSALKIDELTGTIDLSKSLAGRYIITYTYMDGSIESKTTTIITINDLPVITITSSAGTAISKGQSASLTATGGTSYAWIGPNIISGQNTGTIQIKPSVTATYTAIVTNSSGCTEVMDLLIEVSEVSALIPNNVVTPNGDGKNDTWIIRNIEQYPNNKVSIYDRAGRLVYSKIGYNNNWDGTWSGKQLNEDAYIYVIDMGNGLGIIRGTISIIRDHH